The genomic region AAAATCGCCATCGACACGAGTTGCGAGACGACCTGTGCTTCATCGTAAGTCATGGTCTCACCGCAAGTTGGGCCCGCTGGCGTCGAATTTCGTGAAATCGACAAGCGTGCCGAGCATCTGCAGATAGGCGACGACGGCATCGAGCTCACTCGGCGGAACGTCATCGCCGGGCTGACCGTCGAACCTTCTGACCTGCGCCTTCGGATAGCGTTGAACCAGCGCCTTCGCTCCGGTTGTATCGGGAGAGATCTGAGCGAGGACGTCGGCCTTTGCATTGGCGATCATGTCGTCGCTGTAAGGCACCCCGACCTCTTGCAACGTCTTCATGCGCGCGGCGATGTTGTCATAGTTGAGGGGCGTTTTTTCCAGGAACGGATAGCCCGGCATAATGGAAGCGGGAACGACCGAGCGTGGATCTCGCATGTGCTCGACGTGCCAAGCGTCGGAATACTTCCCGCCAACGCGGGCGAGGTCCGGACCGTTACGCTTCGATCCCCATTGGAACGGGTGATCGTACATGCTTTCGGCGGCGAGCGAGTAATGGCCGTAACGCTCGATCTCGTCGCGCAAGGAGCGGATCATCTGGCTGTGGCAGTTATAGCAGCCTTCGCGCACGTAGATATCGCGGCCAG from Hyphomicrobium sp. MC1 harbors:
- the ccoO gene encoding cytochrome-c oxidase, cbb3-type subunit II; its protein translation is MNHAIFEKNSLILLIGALIVVSIGGIVEIAPLFMLRSTIEKVEGMRPYSPLELAGRDIYVREGCYNCHSQMIRSLRDEIERYGHYSLAAESMYDHPFQWGSKRNGPDLARVGGKYSDAWHVEHMRDPRSVVPASIMPGYPFLEKTPLNYDNIAARMKTLQEVGVPYSDDMIANAKADVLAQISPDTTGAKALVQRYPKAQVRRFDGQPGDDVPPSELDAVVAYLQMLGTLVDFTKFDASGPNLR